From Dehalococcoidia bacterium, one genomic window encodes:
- a CDS encoding gamma-glutamylcyclotransferase produces the protein MLRLFVYGTLKRGFWNHDRFCRGVLTVEDAVVHGRLFETSSGIPFLEVPEEDVIAIGTTNPLADVATQAHVTACMSNPEPTPDRLPKKGTGAPWGPVYGELLTFDDPETRLPAIDRLEGFHPGGPCLYRRVLVPVQVNGGVLHAWLYVVDVQGNRGLTPLPSGKWRS, from the coding sequence ATGCTGAGACTCTTCGTCTACGGCACCCTGAAGCGCGGTTTCTGGAACCACGACCGCTTTTGCCGGGGCGTCCTGACGGTGGAGGACGCCGTGGTCCACGGCCGCCTCTTCGAGACATCCTCCGGAATCCCGTTTCTGGAGGTTCCAGAGGAGGACGTCATTGCCATCGGGACCACCAATCCACTCGCCGACGTGGCCACACAAGCCCACGTGACGGCCTGCATGTCCAATCCCGAGCCAACCCCCGACCGGCTCCCTAAAAAGGGCACAGGCGCGCCCTGGGGCCCCGTGTACGGGGAGCTTCTGACTTTCGACGACCCCGAGACCCGCCTTCCGGCTATTGACCGGCTGGAGGGGTTTCACCCCGGCGGTCCCTGCCTCTACCGCCGTGTCCTGGTCCCTGTCCAGGTCAACGGAGGTGTCCTCCACGCTTGGCTCTATGTTGTTGATGTGCAAGGAAATCGAGGGTTGACGCCGCTTCCGTCCGGCA